One part of the Paroedura picta isolate Pp20150507F chromosome 5, Ppicta_v3.0, whole genome shotgun sequence genome encodes these proteins:
- the LOC143837802 gene encoding uncharacterized protein LOC143837802 isoform X2 produces the protein MKLYVASFRSLFGRRLSQRKRTTIYRDEVYGDETDQKVDLVDDDPQSCFYHLGNLSQDNVAFLVQSSNSLQGFSQRKPLLVLKSICIYLRATKKMSTKHRLRINRILAIVIRLADHIDGNMANILMEEAINDLVKITPPSHCLSLGPPPFWEGRTDSGSGSFQDCPPRNRKRHI, from the exons ATGAAACTGTATGTTGCCAG CTTCCGCTCTCTTTTTGGAAGACGGTTGTCTCAGAGAAAGAGGACGACGATTTATCGTGATGAAGTGTATGGTGATGAAACTGATCAGAAAGTAGATCTGGTGGATGATG ATCCTCAGTCATGCTTCTACCACCTGGGGAATCTTAGCCAAGACAATGTAGCCTTCCTGGTCCAGTCTTCCAACAGCCTGCAAGGCTTCAGCCAGAGGAAGCCACTGCTTGTCCTAAAGTCCATTTGTATCTATCTCCGTGCTACGAAGAAG ATGTCCACCAAACATAGACTGCGAATCAATAGGATCCTAGCAATTGTGATCCGATTAGCTGATCACATTGATGGCAATATGGCAAACATCTTAATGGAAGAAGCCATTAATGATCTGGTGAAAATCACG cccccctcccactgcctctctctaggtcccccccccttctgggaaGGAAGGACGGACTCTGGCAGCGGCAGTTTCCAGGACTGTCCACCCCGCAACAGGAAGAGGCATATTTAG
- the LOC143837802 gene encoding maestro heat-like repeat family member 5 isoform X1, protein MDLRNSFRSLFGRRLSQRKRTTIYRDEVYGDETDQKVDLVDDDPQSCFYHLGNLSQDNVAFLVQSSNSLQGFSQRKPLLVLKSICIYLRATKKMSTKHRLRINRILAIVIRLADHIDGNMANILMEEAINDLVKITEFQDLYQDAAVDILVALWHHFPELLFTKLLQCFQGQLLLHHGTLKILGKLADKNRTSYS, encoded by the exons ATGGATCTTCGTAACAG CTTCCGCTCTCTTTTTGGAAGACGGTTGTCTCAGAGAAAGAGGACGACGATTTATCGTGATGAAGTGTATGGTGATGAAACTGATCAGAAAGTAGATCTGGTGGATGATG ATCCTCAGTCATGCTTCTACCACCTGGGGAATCTTAGCCAAGACAATGTAGCCTTCCTGGTCCAGTCTTCCAACAGCCTGCAAGGCTTCAGCCAGAGGAAGCCACTGCTTGTCCTAAAGTCCATTTGTATCTATCTCCGTGCTACGAAGAAG ATGTCCACCAAACATAGACTGCGAATCAATAGGATCCTAGCAATTGTGATCCGATTAGCTGATCACATTGATGGCAATATGGCAAACATCTTAATGGAAGAAGCCATTAATGATCTGGTGAAAATCACG GAGTTTCAGGATCTGTACCAGGATGCAGCAGTGGATATTTTGGTAGCCCTCTGGCATCACTTCCCAGAGCTATTGTTTACCAAATTATTGCAGTGTTTCCAAGGTCAGCTACTCTTGCATCATGGCACCCTCAAAATTCTGGGGAAACTTGCAGACAAAAATAGAACATCTTACTCTTAA